AACGAGGGGTGATCATTCGCCAGGCCGCCTGTGACATTTCCCAGCAATCCCGCATGGCGACCGGGGTGCGTTTACAACGGCTGGATGCGGATGATGCCATCGCGGCGGTCGCTACCGTTCCCCCAGCGTTAGACGGGGACGGGGAAGCGTAGGAAAGGACATGGGAATTCCCATTTAGTTAGGAGACTCTGATGGAACTGCAAGCCATCCAGGGCCTTCTACGCCCTGGCTTACGTTCCTAGCCATTTCCCCTGCGGCAAACTCTTAGGTCTTAAGGGACGTCTTTGGGCGGGCAAAAATCATGCGTCCAGCGCTGGTTTGCAGGGAACCCGTTACCACAACCGGCAACTGGTCCCCAATGTAGGCGCGGCCCTGCTCGACCACCACCATCGTGCCGTCCTCGAGATACCCCACGCCCTGGCTAGGTTCCTTGCCCTCCTTGAGAATTTTCAGATCCAGGGTGTCCCCCGGCTGGTACAGCGCGCGTAGGGCCTGGGCCAATTCATTGATGTTCAACACCTTGACATTTTGCACCGTGGCCACCTGGTTCAATCCATAGTCGTTGGTGAGCAACATCGCGTTGAGTTCCTGGGCCAACCGCACGAGCTTGGCGTCTACGGTGTGCAGGTCGGGGTAGTCGGCGCTGTGGATCACCAGCCGCTGGGGATACGTCTGTTGCAACCGTTTGAGCAGTTCCAGCCCCTTGCGTCCCCGGCTGCGTCGCTGGTCGTTACTGCTATCTGCCAAAGCCTGCAATTCCGCCAGCACAAAGCGCGGCACGATGAGTTGACCTTCCAAAAACTGCGTCGCTAGGATTGGTTCAATACGCCCGTCAATGATCACGCTGCTATCTAGAACCTTGCTCGTCGCCGGTTGGAGGGTTCCCTCCGCCAGCAACATGGGCTGTACCGTGTTCGGACTGAGTAGGCGCAATAACGCCGGCCCGTGGGTGTCAGCAACGGAGATGCCCACATAGCCCAGGGCCAAACTCGTCACCACCGCCGCCAAGGGTTTCAGCCAACCCAAACCCACCGGAATTGGCAACACAAATAGGGGCGCCAACAGCAGGTTCGCCACCAGCAGTCCCAGCACCAGCCCCACCGCCTGGGTCAACACCCGTTCAATCGGCCACTGCCGCAGGCGTCGCTCCAAACGCCGGTAGGCTCCCTGCACCATCACACCCAGCGGCAAACCCAAAATCAGGGCGCTAAACCCACTCAATACCCACCGCAAGCCCGTCACATTTTGCACCGGTGCCAAGGTTTCTGGGGGTAACCACTCTACACTTTGAAAGCCCAGCGCCCCGGCGGCCAGCAGCAACGAGACAATGA
The nucleotide sequence above comes from Gloeomargarita sp. SKYB120. Encoded proteins:
- a CDS encoding PIN/TRAM domain-containing protein gives rise to the protein MLDVVIIVSLLLAAGALGFQSVEWLPPETLAPVQNVTGLRWVLSGFSALILGLPLGVMVQGAYRRLERRLRQWPIERVLTQAVGLVLGLLVANLLLAPLFVLPIPVGLGWLKPLAAVVTSLALGYVGISVADTHGPALLRLLSPNTVQPMLLAEGTLQPATSKVLDSSVIIDGRIEPILATQFLEGQLIVPRFVLAELQALADSSNDQRRSRGRKGLELLKRLQQTYPQRLVIHSADYPDLHTVDAKLVRLAQELNAMLLTNDYGLNQVATVQNVKVLNINELAQALRALYQPGDTLDLKILKEGKEPSQGVGYLEDGTMVVVEQGRAYIGDQLPVVVTGSLQTSAGRMIFARPKTSLKT